ttgattttccCATTGAATCTGAATAAAAAGGGAGAAACCAAACAAAGAGGAAAGAAAATACCACCACAATTTTAGGTAGTATTTTATAAGCTAATAATTCTGTACGTAGATCAAACACTTCCTAAGCCTAACATTATTATTCCTTTTCTCTCTTGGTAACAATCATTCTGTGGAGACACCGCTATGGCGTTGCATAGCAACAACTGGCTCACTGCACCTGGAACACCTAAATGATGGGGCAGCAGCACATCGTGTCCGAAGACAATAGTAACAATATCTGGCACAAAGAAATTTGCAAATCAGTGCTTAAGCCCTTCTCTTTCAATGAAAATCATCTTCTGTTGAAGATTGCATACATAAAAGCTAACATCTACAAACATTCCATTGCTATTAAGTTCTAACAAATTACCAAAAGCAATGCCCAGTAAAAAGCTTCAACAGGCGAAAAATAAAATGACATGAGAGTGCATATCTTGCTAGAGATGTACATGTGATGACAGGGTATAGCAACATAAGGAATGGTTGGAGTAGCCTGGCAAATGGGACATATTGTGCCATCCTCGGCTGAGCTTGACGATTTATCCTTAGAAAAAGGTTTAAGGAGATTTTTCACAGATGATGAattaagaagaggaagaagcaaCAATAACATTTCCTGCCATCAGAACAGGGCATAATTAGTTCCAAATCGTTACAAAATCAGAATCGAAACATTCTTGTAAATTCATTTGACATCAAATCCAGAGGGAGAAATCTATTTGCGAGATATCAACCAGCTGTTCCCAATGTCATAAAATATCTACAAGAAATAATAGAATTCTGAATATGTAGCAAACATTTAGTAACGGGAATGATTATATGATGAGTGTTTCAGCCTGGGATTAATTTAATCAATGAATCATCACACAGGTATCAGCACACTTCAAGCAGAAGAACGAACAGAACCTCAGATTCATTGAAAACTGAATAGCTAAGATTGATAACATTTCCCAGTATTATAAGAAGAAACTGGTAAACAATGCATAGTGCCCAACACAAAAGAATTCAAAGCAAATAAACTGTCTTAAGAGATTTTCAAAGTACATAGCACAATGACCTGATCTCATGTAACCCATAACCATAAGATTCCACAAACTAAAAGAGCAAATAAATTTGATTAAGAGGTGGGGAAGGTACCGAGAATTCATTCCAAACTAACTGTCTGTTCATATACTCAAAGCTAACAGCACGATTCATATTTGGGCTCCCATACACAAGCCTAGCTCGTAAGGCTCTTTCAATAAGATTTCGGTATCTGCATCAGAGTAGCACACaagaagaaaatatattttagcaGAGCAAATCAATCATGAGATAGTCTAATTCTAGGGCAGCTGATTCAATCTAAATGCCGCCAATTATATGGTTGAAAACTTTATACATAAATAGGAGATGATTGAACGACACAAACTGAGTGGATTGTCTGGTTGTTGAATAATCACCTTCCCGTGCAAAGAAATATCAACAAGTTTCCAAATGAAGTAGCTCTATAAATGCCTTCTATCCGTTGTATGAAGATCCATAAACGCCGTGCTAATGGTCTCTGGAAAAGAATTAAGTTCAGGTTAGAGCTCACTTTTATCCACTATGGCCTATAGGCTTGCAAGTTGGGCAGTGTATGGATTGAAAGGACCAACTTAAAAATTTACCTGCTCAGTATCACCCCATCTACGAAATGCAGAGAAGGATTGTAAACGAGCCCAGATATACTGACCACCAACAGTAGCAATACAATACCAAAGTTTCTGAGCCACTGTGAGTCCTGGTCCCTCCAGACCAGTTCTGACTGTGGAATATACCACAGACAAATGAGAAGTTAGGATGAACGAAACCCCACTCAAAGTATATATGCAGTAGTAACAGATGAAAAAAAAGTACTTCCTCTATGCTATCGATTTGTTAAAGCAAAGAAGCATCTcatgaaataatatttttcaaactTTTATCAGTGTGCTGTATAACAATGATGCAGAGTACAAATAATCACGGATGATGTGCATATTCATTATTTAAGGTCAAACTGAAAATTTATACAGCAAAGACTCGAGGGTCAAGTTTGAACACGTGTAAGTGAAACTTTCTTATTCAAGGCATGAACTACGCTTAATTCAGGGCACATCAATCATAATGCTTGTAATGCAGACAATAGCTGGTGTGCTACAAAAAGTTAATTCTTTGTGTTTAAcccataaaacttatcaaataaTCCTTAGAATTCAAGACCATCTCACAACATCGAAGACCTGCTTAGACAGATGAGATTCAGACCTTCTTACCTTTATCTCTCGATTCAACCGCACGCTCGTCTCTGTACCTGAGGTTCATGAGAGCAATGCCTGGAGTTGGCTTATCCACCCAAATTGAAAACCGCCAAATAAGAAACTCGAGGAAAGCATCAAGCTCAGCTTCATACTGAAATAACATTCCTGGCTAATCCCAAAAAACACAAAAGAACACTTTAAAGATGTCCAAACCAGTTTCAAATCAGCAGCACCATTACCACAACGACTCATTTCACACAATTACAAAGTAAGTCATAACCGTACCTTCATCAAAGCAAACACTTTAACCAACTGCTCTTTCAACATGGCAGACATTTCAACGTCCAATCTCGCTGCATCAACTTGGTTAACTCTTGATATAGTAACCGGGATCGTCGACTGCAGAAAAATCCCACACAGATATAACAATTTAATCAACAGCAAACACACTATATGCAACTTGATCAAATACAAAACTTCcgatttcaaataaaaatcatatCAAATTATATATCCCCCTGATTCCAGCAGAAATTCAGGATACCCCTCTAGTAAATTCCATAGGGAACGGAAGCTTCTACTATAAAAAAGAGGGAAAGTgtgaaaaaaacaatttttctaTCAATAAGGGGAAGAATTTTCCGAAATAAAGAAGACCCAGTAACTAATAGTCAATATGAAGGAGGAAAAACGGATATGAAGATGATTTAACCCTAAATCAGGAAATAGGAGTGGATTGGACCTggtgagagagggagagagattcCCAGCGAGGGAGCAAGTTGTGGCAAGTGAGAGTCCAAGCATCTTGTGGTGGAACTGGAgggagagtggtggtggtggtggtggtgctagtCATAGCGTGAcggcgacgatggtggtggtggctctcTCCACCGCCTGGGGTTGTTAAGAGAGAGAAAACGGAGGATTAGAATGATCTGGTCAGTGCTTAAACACTGATCTGGGCGTTGCTTACGACCGTGTGTGAGTGAATCCGGTCGAACTTGCAATTTGGAATGCGAGCCGAGGGTGTTTTGGTCTTTTAAATTGTTTTCCTGGGATCTGGgaaaattttccaaaaaaataaataaatttatttagttgtttttttatggtgttatttttttttttttttgagtaataTGGTGTTTTTATTTAGTAGCTTAAAATTGATAAAATATTTTGTCTTTTGTTGTCTATTTGGAGGAATATTTTgtctttagttttcaaattttcaagcATCAATGTAGTTGTTGTAATCGTGGTTGTCAAACTCGAGAGTCTAGGTAGACTCTTTTTTGGGAGGTAAACTTGGTTCGTCGAGTTAACTCGTAGACTCGTAAGAGTCTACCAAAAAAAACTTGTCATGATGTATTAAGAAAACATATTACAACCATCAAGGAGACATTAACTAAATAAATTCAACACCCAACTTCATAATAAAGCAtagttcaatattttttttaagtgaaAAATGAATTGAAAATAGAAACAAACAGAATAGTGCAAAACTCATAGTAAGTTTGGCTAAGTAAACTGGTTTGATCAagttaacatattttctcatgtTCTAAGCAAGGAGAAGCCCGGTTGCGGTCAAAACTCTGAGAAAATGAGAGAAGAAACCTGATCTAGACTCCAAATTACCCTTTTAATTTTGGAATTTAGTGTAAAGTCCAATTTCCTCATTGACTGGTAAACTCGCGAGTTAGTACGAGTCTACAGAGTTTGACACGAGTTTGCTTGAGTCAAGGAAATTTCGAGTTTACCTGCGAGTTAACTCGTTTTTTGCACCTAGAAACGTAGACTCGTACGAGTTTAAGAGTTAACTCGCGAGTTTGACAACACTGGTTGTAATAGTTTTGTTTTGGTTTAAAGACGCTTTTGATTCCTGACTTTTACCTCTAAATGATTTTGATCTCCTTATGTGTTGATATTAGTCCTTCTATTTTTTAAGATGTTCCAATCAAATTTGTTCATTAAAATACCATCTAATTTCTTATTAAAAGTTGCTTCCATGGAGATGTGTCTTTCTACACCATAACACATCATCTTAAATGAGACATTGTCATCCTCTTCTTTGTAGCGGCTACTCCTTCACTCCGTCCTCCTTAACCCTACGTTTGGCATCGTCGTCAACCTCCGACCCCTTGCATCCTCAATAACATGATCACGTTTGAGTGAGCTCCCTAGTAAATGAAATCAATGTCACCCCCTCCAAGGGTGCCCACTCCTCCAAAGGCCACGTGGAGGGGGGAGAAGATTCATCTCCAAACATGTCTTCAATGATATTAGAGGTATGAGTACTTCCGCTACTGTCACGATCAGAATCATCATCCATTTGAGATGATGGTGGTAAAGCAAAAGAGGATTTGGGGGTGATGATGAGATTTGGGAGAGTGGGGTCGGTAACAAGATTGGGTACTCTCCGCGGTGGTTGCAAGTGTGGGGAGAACATCATAGATGACGGAAGGGAGGTTGAGGAGCAAAAGGAGgacggaggaggaggaggtagAGAAGAATATAATTTTCGGGGTCATTTTCACCACATTGCATAATTTGGGACCAAATGTTTAAGGCattgattttattaattagaaaatggtaaaaaaaaacttgcaaACCTCCAATAGTGGGAAAAAAAACCCTTGTGTAATGTTGCACAACAAAAAGTTGTGCATATTAGACTGAGGGTAAAATAACCTTGTGTGTGTTGCACAGCAAAAAAAGGTGTGCATATTAGACGGACCCATCTTAGTGCCTGTTTGTTTTCAGTTAGGAAGTCCGTTTGAAGCATTGGAATTCGAGATCATGATTTTCAATGCACATTCAGCCAACGGAATGCACTTGTTGGGTTGAGTAAatgtgctttcacattcaccaaactgaaaaccaaataGGCTCTTAGTGTGTGTCAAGATGCACGTTAACACACattccaatgtaaaaaaaaacacacatttCTTTAAAGGAGCAAAAGAGTTGGATTGGATGAAAGCACTTTTACATCCAACTGAAATCTAATACAAACATACTCTTACGAAATAAAAGTGTAAACCACACAAACCGTAAGAAATTGAAAAGGCCTAATTTCTTGTTTGGAAaactttctacaattgattctaaaaattcaaaatcaattatagggAGAAGCTTATGTGAGCACTAGAAGCTTTGACAGAACccaaaattgattctgggaaaaaAATAAGCTGATCCAAGCATATTATAAAGTGATGATAATGTAGTGAAAATGAGAGTTCATCAATAGATTATGAGAACTTGAACTAAGCATTAGATAGGTTATTGATTAGTCTCGGATTCTCTCCATTGCTGCAACATGTTTCTCCAAGAGGACTCGCCAAAATTTGCATTGTACTCCCAAATATTATCAGACAGACAAAGTTAAAGGTCTTGAAGTTACCTGTGTTTGCTAATGCCAACAAAGTTTCCCTGTTGCAGTATAATCAGAATTCCACCCTACCACCAGCTATTTATATCTGAGAAGTGAGAAACAGACTTTAGTGACAGTAGCCAATTGAGATTGGTCAACTGAAAGTCCTTCATCAGCTGGACCTGAAGACAAACAACTATGGCAATATACCAGTGAAAATTTCAAACTTGACTTAGAGCAACTAGAGCTCTCACGAAACCAACAATCTGATGAAATTCCTGGTTCAATCAAAAGATTACATTTCTTGTCTTCTTTCAGTGTAGCAAACAATAACTTTCAAGGAAAGATACCAAGTTACCAACTGATGGTCAATTAGATAATTTCTCCTCCTCCAGCTTTGAAGCCGCAATTGTGTGGTTACTGCAGCTAGCGGAGCTCAAACAAAGAAGTAATGATTGGATTTAACACTGCACTCTGTTCTAGCACTGCTTCATTGATGATAATGTTGACACTGGATACTCTCCCAGAGAAGGATCAATCCGGAAGGAGTTCCTAGACTGAGCTGGAATCAGTTTCTGCCTTCTCCAACATGGGGCTCATCTTCAGGTTGACAAGGAGGCTAGCCTAGTCGTGCCGTTTTCCAATAAAACTCATGAAACCAAGGATATTACCATATATGAGATCATAAAAACACTCAAAATTACAGTCAGGCAAACATAATTGAATCAAAGACTAAGAGAAAAGAAAGCATGAACTAAGTTCCTCATCCCTTGGTCAAACCCAATGTGTAAAAGTGAGCTAGACTCGAAAAATCTTTACTGCATTTCCAGAAGAATCACATGGAGTCTCATATTATAGAGGAACAGAAATTGAAAacagaagaaaagaataaagaaaAGTAAATATGAAAATCAAGACAAACCCTTAACTCCAAATCAAAAATAAGAAGTCGTCAACAAGTCATGCATATACATCAAGTTAGAAAATGTTCATGGTCTCATATCAATAACATCTTCACCTGAAAAAAGTCTGAAATATTCTCAAAAGTACTCATTATAATGTTCACAAATCACAACATGGTGCAAATCCATATTACACAATCTAGATTTCACATTATTCTCATACATGGATTCTATACATTTCCGTTTCACACCTAGAGTCCCCATCCTCATAGAGGATTTAATGAATCCATTCGACCAAGTGCACCACCCTGTGTTGAGTCTAAATGTCTAATATACAAGATTTATGTAAGGAACAAATTAGTGAAATGTGACCATTACCCAAatttggatttcagttttgataATTTTCCTACATTACAGAGACTACAAATTGTGACTCAATAAATAGATTGTCCTGTATCTAGTTCCAACATGATCAAAATTTTACAAAATTGTCAGATTTGGCATTATAAAACCTGTCAAATTCATCTTGAATCTGTTGAGCAAGATCCAATTCCCCGAAATTCTTCAATCCATTAACCAAAACCTTAACCACATACTCATCAGGCTCAACACCAGAGCCCCACCCACTCTCCTTCATTAACTCATAAACCGTGACCAACGATTCCCTCCTCTGAGCTCCAATGAGTGCCTTGATCAAACTCAGAAGCCCCTTGGTATCATCAACCTGAATAATCCCGCCCCCAACAATGTCGAGTATCAAACGGTCCACCTCGTCGTTCATTCCGGCAACGGTGAGCGCCTGGACCATATCAGCGTAGAGGGAGAGCTCAGCGCCGTACTCGGATCGGAGGGCGGAGAAGACTTGCAAGGCGAGCGTGCATTGCTGCTGGCGTAAAAGCTCCCGGAGCGTGGCGAGGAGGTCGGATTTGATGAGGCGGGTGAGGGTGTTGGAGAGGAGGTGGGTGAGGTTGGGAGGGTTGGTTCGTTGGATGCGTTTGAGGGTTTGAATGGCTTGGATTGCTTCGATGCTTAGGATGCGGCCTTTCACCAGTGGTCCACGCTGTGAACGTGGTCCGCCGCACCGGACCTGAACGGAGCTCCGCCGAGGGGTCGTGGTGGTTGGAGTTGCAGAGGGGCGGAGGGGTTTAAGGAAATAGGGGTTTTGGTGAAGAGAGCAAGCCATGGCTAAAGAGAAACCTGTGTTACAGTGAGAAGGTTATCTAAAGGCTTATTGGAAGCTTCTATCCTCAATGACGGTTTTGCCCTTGTATGAATGAATGGATGGAATggaagagatttttttttggtacaaagaaAACTGGTTCATTTTAATGTAACCCAAATAGGTCTTTAAGTTTCATTTACTTTTCAAAAACTTTATTTATTTAGCTTTATGtcctttatttttaattaatttaagtcTTTTTTTATCCATTTTCATAGAGCTTAGTTAGTAGTCATCATTTCGATACAAACTCTTCAATAGCAATCACTAAGAGCTTTTTGGAGTGTTTTAGGAACCTGCATTGAGGAAAAAGTTTCTTCCTTATTTAATCGCTTGATTAGGAAATCGCTACGTCACGACTACTTAGTTCCCGGAGTTATTTGTGAACCTAAGATGTATACACtttaaaagagaataaaaaaaaagtaaatggtAAAATAAGTGATGtgatttgaaagaaaaaaaaaatatggggaGAAACTATAAAATATGTAAAATTTAGAATTGTTCTACTTCTACCGCATTGAGAATGTAAAATGTTCATTAGGAATGTAAATGAGAATCATTCTCCTGCGCTAGGAGATATCCGGAAACCCCTAGTGGAGCCCTACATATATAGGGGAATTTGAATCTCAGCTTATTTTCATGCTATACTATATTAGTGTTTTTGAGACTGTGAGTAGCATGTAAGTTAGATGTACTGTGACTCTGTGAGAGATCTGAATACAAAGTTCCTCCCTCCCTCTTTGCATCATGTTTTAAAAGTTCGTGTCTCTGAAATGTTTTTTCGTGGCTTGTATTGTTTGGACGATTGCATTTTAAGATTAATAATTGTCACTTCCTGGACCACATTAACACCTTTTTAGACATTTGGGACAAGCATAAAGTCATAATCATAAGCCAACCTAATCATTTAAGCACTTTAATTGATTGCATTAAGCAACGGTATTTCGAGTGTTTGGTTCTTGTTCTGGGAAACCATGGCACGGACGACCAGAGCAGGCCCAGGGCGGAAACCTAATGAAACGGCCACCACCGCCCGTGGACGACCACCGCTCCAGGAAACCCTTGAACGGACGACCGGAGCGGACCTAATGGGACGATCACCCACTAAACGATCGCTACCTCCTCCCGACCCGCTTGGGACGGAGGAGACTCCCCTTTTGAGTACAAGACAATCACCGGGCCCACCATGTAGGGGTTGACCTATCCCAACCACCCTACGGTACTAGTGGTTGGAGGCACAGATCCCAAGGAACCCTGGACCATTGGATCACTGCTTTGCGGCAGGGAGCAACAGAGGATCCAACGGCCCAGGATGAACCAAGTACGAGCCaggcatgacgttgcatggctccaaccctaatttcCCTTCGTGTATATAAGGAGAGCTCCTCCTCCATATTAAGGTATCTCATTCCTTCACCTCTCCACTCACTCACTCTCATTCCCCTACTTACTTTGGCATTGGAGttccttgcaggagcccctcccgggaccttCTCCAACCGTCCCAGCTTCGTCGTGCCCCTCACCTTCTTCCTACCCCCGGCTTCAAGGGTAGTTTGGTCGCCCCG
This portion of the Lotus japonicus ecotype B-129 chromosome 3, LjGifu_v1.2 genome encodes:
- the LOC130745926 gene encoding peroxisome biogenesis protein 2 isoform X2; translated protein: MTSTTTTTTTLPPVPPQDAWTLTCHNLLPRWESLSLSHQSTIPVTISRVNQVDAARLDVEMSAMLKEQLVKVFALMKPGMLFQYEAELDAFLEFLIWRFSIWVDKPTPGIALMNLRYRDERAVESRDKVRTGLEGPGLTVAQKLWYCIATVGGQYIWARLQSFSAFRRWGDTEQRPLARRLWIFIQRIEGIYRATSFGNLLIFLCTGRYRNLIERALRARLVYGSPNMNRAVSFEYMNRQLVWNEFSEMLLLLLPLLNSSSVKNLLKPFSKDKSSSSAEDGTICPICQATPTIPYVAIPCHHIYCYYCLRTRCAAAPSFRCSRCSEPVVAMQRHSGVSTE
- the LOC130745926 gene encoding peroxisome biogenesis protein 2 isoform X3; translated protein: MSAMLKEQLVKVFALMKPGMLFQYEAELDAFLEFLIWRFSIWVDKPTPGIALMNLRYRDERAVESRDKVRTGLEGPGLTVAQKLWYCIATVGGQYIWARLQSFSAFRRWGDTEQRPLARRLWIFIQRIEGIYRATSFGNLLIFLCTGRYRNLIERALRARLVYGSPNMNRAVSFEYMNRQLVWNEFSEMLLLLLPLLNSSSVKNLLKPFSKDKSSSSAEDGTICPICQATPTIPYVAIPCHHMYISSKICTLMSFYFSPVEAFYWALLLILLLLSSDTMCCCPII
- the LOC130745926 gene encoding peroxisome biogenesis protein 2 isoform X1 — encoded protein: MTSTTTTTTTLPPVPPQDAWTLTCHNLLPRWESLSLSHQSTIPVTISRVNQVDAARLDVEMSAMLKEQLVKVFALMKPGMLFQYEAELDAFLEFLIWRFSIWVDKPTPGIALMNLRYRDERAVESRDKVRTGLEGPGLTVAQKLWYCIATVGGQYIWARLQSFSAFRRWGDTEQRPLARRLWIFIQRIEGIYRATSFGNLLIFLCTGRYRNLIERALRARLVYGSPNMNRAVSFEYMNRQLVWNEFSEMLLLLLPLLNSSSVKNLLKPFSKDKSSSSAEDGTICPICQATPTIPYVAIPCHHMYISSKICTLMSFYFSPVEAFYWALLLILLLLSSDTMCCCPII
- the LOC130745928 gene encoding protein THYLAKOID ASSEMBLY 8, chloroplastic, producing MACSLHQNPYFLKPLRPSATPTTTTPRRSSVQVRCGGPRSQRGPLVKGRILSIEAIQAIQTLKRIQRTNPPNLTHLLSNTLTRLIKSDLLATLRELLRQQQCTLALQVFSALRSEYGAELSLYADMVQALTVAGMNDEVDRLILDIVGGGIIQVDDTKGLLSLIKALIGAQRRESLVTVYELMKESGWGSGVEPDEYVVKVLVNGLKNFGELDLAQQIQDEFDRFYNAKSDNFVKF